CAACTGCACCCAGCGCAGCGCGGCCACGATCGGCCGCCACAGCACCGCGCTGGCCAGCGTACTGTAAAGGATCGTATAGGGAGGATAATAAGCGCGCCCCACGGATTCCTGCACCAGATAGGCTAGCAGATTCGAGGAGCCGACCAACAGGAACACCACCGCGGTTTGCTGCAAAGCCGGAAAGACACGCATACGCTTGTAGGCGGCCAACATGAAGTAGGCCCCCAGGCTATAGGCCAGAGCCCATTGACCCAGCGTGGTGCCCACCAGCACATCGTGATACAGCCCGACCACGAAGCCCCACAGCACGCCGACCCGATGCGGCAACGCCAGTACCCAGTACATCAACACCAGCAACAGCCAGTCCGGACGCAACCAGTTCAGGTCCTCGGGCAGCGGCACCACCTCCAGCAGACCGGCGAGGAACAGCGTCACCAGGATCACGCCGGTGCCGGCCGGTTTCTCCTTGCTCATTGGCCTTCCTCCTCCGCCATGTCCGGCGGCGCGTCCCCTTGTTCGTCCTGATCAGCGGGAGCGGGCTCCACCGGTTTGGATTCCACCAACAGCACGTGACTGGCGCGATCAATCTGGGCCTTGGGCCGGGCCAGGATATCGGCGAAGGCGGCGCCGGAGCGGTGATCCACACTGACCACCTCGGCCACCGGATAGCCACGGGGATAGAGCTGTCCCAGGCCGGTACTCACCAGCAAGTCGCCCTGCTGCACATCGGCGGTGTCCGGCACGTACAGCAAACGCAGGGTATTGCCCTGGCCGGTACCGGCCAGAATCGCGCGCACCCCGTTGCGGTTAACCTGCACACTCATGGCATGACTGGCGTCGGTGATCAGCAGCACCCGCGAAGCCAGCGGCCCCACTTCCACCACCTGACCGATCAACCCTTGGGCCTCCAGCACGCCCTGGCCACGGCGCACGCCCTCGCGGGCGCCCTTGTTGATCACGATTTCCTGGCGGTTGGGGTCCGGATCCAGACCGATGATCTCCGCCACCAGCACCGATCCTTCCAGGCTCGCCGAAGAGT
This sequence is a window from Alloalcanivorax dieselolei B5. Protein-coding genes within it:
- the mreD gene encoding rod shape-determining protein MreD, translated to MSKEKPAGTGVILVTLFLAGLLEVVPLPEDLNWLRPDWLLLVLMYWVLALPHRVGVLWGFVVGLYHDVLVGTTLGQWALAYSLGAYFMLAAYKRMRVFPALQQTAVVFLLVGSSNLLAYLVQESVGRAYYPPYTILYSTLASAVLWRPIVAALRWVQLRFLVR
- the mreC gene encoding rod shape-determining protein MreC; protein product: MSSSNPTYRLLIALVLAVVLMVLDQRTPWAQPIRYVVGYLTAPAQYLAHLPVDTARFVSRQTQSRGELLEDQERLNRQVLILEQRVQKLAVLEAENTRLRELLNSSASLEGSVLVAEIIGLDPDPNRQEIVINKGAREGVRRGQGVLEAQGLIGQVVEVGPLASRVLLITDASHAMSVQVNRNGVRAILAGTGQGNTLRLLYVPDTADVQQGDLLVSTGLGQLYPRGYPVAEVVSVDHRSGAAFADILARPKAQIDRASHVLLVESKPVEPAPADQDEQGDAPPDMAEEEGQ